One stretch of Nycticebus coucang isolate mNycCou1 chromosome 7, mNycCou1.pri, whole genome shotgun sequence DNA includes these proteins:
- the LOC128590712 gene encoding 60S ribosomal protein L38-like has product MFKTATPSFLLLLLVVKVRAFPARLIAMPRKIEEIKDFLLTARRKDAKSVKIKKNKDNVKFKVPCSRYLYTLVITDKEKVEKLKQSLPPGLAAKELK; this is encoded by the coding sequence ATGTTTAAAACTGCAACCCcgtctttccttctcttgctgcTTGTTGTGAAGGTCCGTGCCTTCCCCGCACGCCTCATCGCCATGCCTCGGAAAATTGAGGAAATCAAGGACTTTCTGCTCACAGCCAGGCGAAAAGATGCCAAGTCTGTCAAgatcaagaaaaataaggataacGTGAAGTTTAAAGTTCCATGCAGCAGATACCTGTATACCTTGGTCATCACAGACAAAGAGAAGGtggagaaactgaagcagtctCTGCCCCCTGGTTTGGCAGCGAAGGAGCTGAAATGA
- the CHRNA1 gene encoding acetylcholine receptor subunit alpha isoform X1: MVRLKRNAVHTQLARGPKSCQVRHNCNSIRPLATSRAPARGQPSCHCSKQVVYNNSSTEATSSSNPLAAKRLARVAVSSTGHYSATSARQRPQPMEPWPLLLGLCAAGLVLGSEHETRLVAKLFKDYSSVARPVEDHRQAVKVTVGLQLIQLINVDEVNQIVTTNVRLKQQWVDYNLKWNPDDYGGIKKIHIPPEKIWHPDFVLYNNADGDFAIVKFTKVLLDYSGHITWTPPAIFKSYCEIIVTHFPFDEQNCSMKLGTWTYDGSVVDINPESDKPDLSNFMESGEWVIKEARGQKHNVTYSCCDTIYLDVTYYFIMQRLPLYFIVNVIVPCLLFSFLTGLVFYLPTDSGEKMTLSISVLLSLTVFLLVIVELIPSTSSAVPLIGKYMLFTMVFVIASIIITVIVINMHHRSPSTHVMPKWVRKVFIDTIPNVMFFSTMKRPSREKQDKKIFTEDIDISDISGKPGPPPMGFHSPLIKHPEVKSAIEGVKYIAETMKSDQESNNAAEEWKYVAMVMDHILLGVFMLICIIGTLAVFAGRLIELNQQG, encoded by the exons ATGGTGCGTTTAAAACGTAATGCAGTTCATACTCAACTTGCCAGGGGTCCGAAATCGTGTCAAGTGAGACACAACTGTAACAGCATAAGGCCCTTGGCAACTTCCCGGGCTCCAGCCAGAGGGCAGCCCAGCTGTCACTGCAGCAAACAGGTGGTGTATAACAATAGCTCCACTGAGGCGACGAGCTCTTCAAACCCTCTAGCAGCCAAGCGCCTAGCCAGAGTGGCAGTGAGCAGCACAGGCCACTACTCTGCCACCAGTGCACGCCAGCGCCCACAGCCCATGGAGCCTTGGCCTCTCCTCCTCGGCCTCTGCGCAG CTGGCCTGGTCCTGGGCTCTGAACATGAGACCCGTCTGGTGGCAAAGCTATTTAAAGACTACAGCAGCGTGGCGCGGCCAGTGGAAGACCACCGCCAGGCCGTGAAGGTCACTGTGGGCCTGCAGCTGATACAGCTCATCAATGTG GATGAAGTAAATCAGATTGTGACAACCAATGTTCGTCTGAAACAG caaTGGGTAGATTACAACCTAAAATGGAATCCAGACGATTATGGTggtattaaaaaaattcacattccTCCAGAAAAGATCTGGCATCCAGACTTCGTTCTCTATAACAA TGCAGATGGTGACTTTGCCATTGTCAAGTTCACCAAAGTGCTCCTGGACTACAGCGGCCACATCACGTGGACACCTCCAGCCATCTTTAAAAGCTACTGTGAGATCATCGTCACCCACTTTCCCTTTGACGAGCAGAACTGTAGCATGAAGCTGGGCACCTGGACCTACGATGGTTCTGTGGTGGACATCAACCCA GAAAGCGACAAGCCGGACCTGAGCAACTTCATGGAGAGCGGGGAGTGGGTGATCAAGGAAGCCCGCGGCCAGAAGCACAATGTGACTTACTCCTGCTGCGACACCATCTACCTGGACGTCACCTACTACTTCATCATGCAGCGCCTGCCGCTCTACTTCATCGTCAATGTCATCGTCCCCTGTCTACTCTTCTCCTTCCTGACTGGCCTGGTGTTCTACCTGCCCACGGACTCAG GAGAAAAGATGACTCTGAGCATCTCTGTCTTGCTGTCTTTGACCGTGTTCCTTCTGGTCATCGTGGAATTGATCCCTTCTACCTCTAGTGCTGTGCCCTTGATTGGGAAATACATGCTGTTCACCATGGTGTTTGTCATTGCatccatcatcatcactgtcatcgtCATCAACATGCACCACCGCTCACCCAGCACCCACGTTATGCCCAAGTGGGTGAGGAAG GTTTTTATCGACACTATCCCGAATGTTATGTTTTTCTCCACAATGAAAAGACCATCCAGAGAAAAGCAAGACAAGAAGATTTTTACAGAAGACATtgatatttctgacatttctggGAAGCCAGGGCCTCCGCCCATGGGCTTCCACTCTCCCCTGATCAAACACCCCGAGGTGAAAAGTGCCATTGAGGGTGTCAAATACATCGCAGAGACCATGAAGTCAGACCAGGAGTCCAACAAT GCAGCCGAGGAGTGGAAATATGTTGCAATGGTGATGGACCACATCCTCCTCGGAGTCTTCATGCTCATCTGCATCATCGGAACCCTAGCTGTGTTTGCAGGTCGGCTCATTGAATTAAATCAGCAAGGATAA
- the CHRNA1 gene encoding acetylcholine receptor subunit alpha isoform X3: MHHGVLNSDPIKAGLVLGSEHETRLVAKLFKDYSSVARPVEDHRQAVKVTVGLQLIQLINVDEVNQIVTTNVRLKQQWVDYNLKWNPDDYGGIKKIHIPPEKIWHPDFVLYNNADGDFAIVKFTKVLLDYSGHITWTPPAIFKSYCEIIVTHFPFDEQNCSMKLGTWTYDGSVVDINPESDKPDLSNFMESGEWVIKEARGQKHNVTYSCCDTIYLDVTYYFIMQRLPLYFIVNVIVPCLLFSFLTGLVFYLPTDSGEKMTLSISVLLSLTVFLLVIVELIPSTSSAVPLIGKYMLFTMVFVIASIIITVIVINMHHRSPSTHVMPKWVRKVFIDTIPNVMFFSTMKRPSREKQDKKIFTEDIDISDISGKPGPPPMGFHSPLIKHPEVKSAIEGVKYIAETMKSDQESNNAAEEWKYVAMVMDHILLGVFMLICIIGTLAVFAGRLIELNQQG; the protein is encoded by the exons ATGCACCATGGGGTGCTAAATAGTGACCCAATTAAAG CTGGCCTGGTCCTGGGCTCTGAACATGAGACCCGTCTGGTGGCAAAGCTATTTAAAGACTACAGCAGCGTGGCGCGGCCAGTGGAAGACCACCGCCAGGCCGTGAAGGTCACTGTGGGCCTGCAGCTGATACAGCTCATCAATGTG GATGAAGTAAATCAGATTGTGACAACCAATGTTCGTCTGAAACAG caaTGGGTAGATTACAACCTAAAATGGAATCCAGACGATTATGGTggtattaaaaaaattcacattccTCCAGAAAAGATCTGGCATCCAGACTTCGTTCTCTATAACAA TGCAGATGGTGACTTTGCCATTGTCAAGTTCACCAAAGTGCTCCTGGACTACAGCGGCCACATCACGTGGACACCTCCAGCCATCTTTAAAAGCTACTGTGAGATCATCGTCACCCACTTTCCCTTTGACGAGCAGAACTGTAGCATGAAGCTGGGCACCTGGACCTACGATGGTTCTGTGGTGGACATCAACCCA GAAAGCGACAAGCCGGACCTGAGCAACTTCATGGAGAGCGGGGAGTGGGTGATCAAGGAAGCCCGCGGCCAGAAGCACAATGTGACTTACTCCTGCTGCGACACCATCTACCTGGACGTCACCTACTACTTCATCATGCAGCGCCTGCCGCTCTACTTCATCGTCAATGTCATCGTCCCCTGTCTACTCTTCTCCTTCCTGACTGGCCTGGTGTTCTACCTGCCCACGGACTCAG GAGAAAAGATGACTCTGAGCATCTCTGTCTTGCTGTCTTTGACCGTGTTCCTTCTGGTCATCGTGGAATTGATCCCTTCTACCTCTAGTGCTGTGCCCTTGATTGGGAAATACATGCTGTTCACCATGGTGTTTGTCATTGCatccatcatcatcactgtcatcgtCATCAACATGCACCACCGCTCACCCAGCACCCACGTTATGCCCAAGTGGGTGAGGAAG GTTTTTATCGACACTATCCCGAATGTTATGTTTTTCTCCACAATGAAAAGACCATCCAGAGAAAAGCAAGACAAGAAGATTTTTACAGAAGACATtgatatttctgacatttctggGAAGCCAGGGCCTCCGCCCATGGGCTTCCACTCTCCCCTGATCAAACACCCCGAGGTGAAAAGTGCCATTGAGGGTGTCAAATACATCGCAGAGACCATGAAGTCAGACCAGGAGTCCAACAAT GCAGCCGAGGAGTGGAAATATGTTGCAATGGTGATGGACCACATCCTCCTCGGAGTCTTCATGCTCATCTGCATCATCGGAACCCTAGCTGTGTTTGCAGGTCGGCTCATTGAATTAAATCAGCAAGGATAA
- the CHRNA1 gene encoding acetylcholine receptor subunit alpha isoform X2, translating into MEWMGPRTDKVWKRKCRAGLVLGSEHETRLVAKLFKDYSSVARPVEDHRQAVKVTVGLQLIQLINVDEVNQIVTTNVRLKQQWVDYNLKWNPDDYGGIKKIHIPPEKIWHPDFVLYNNADGDFAIVKFTKVLLDYSGHITWTPPAIFKSYCEIIVTHFPFDEQNCSMKLGTWTYDGSVVDINPESDKPDLSNFMESGEWVIKEARGQKHNVTYSCCDTIYLDVTYYFIMQRLPLYFIVNVIVPCLLFSFLTGLVFYLPTDSGEKMTLSISVLLSLTVFLLVIVELIPSTSSAVPLIGKYMLFTMVFVIASIIITVIVINMHHRSPSTHVMPKWVRKVFIDTIPNVMFFSTMKRPSREKQDKKIFTEDIDISDISGKPGPPPMGFHSPLIKHPEVKSAIEGVKYIAETMKSDQESNNAAEEWKYVAMVMDHILLGVFMLICIIGTLAVFAGRLIELNQQG; encoded by the exons ATGGAGTGGATGGGGCCCAGGACAGACAAGGTGTGGAAGAGAAAATGCAGAG CTGGCCTGGTCCTGGGCTCTGAACATGAGACCCGTCTGGTGGCAAAGCTATTTAAAGACTACAGCAGCGTGGCGCGGCCAGTGGAAGACCACCGCCAGGCCGTGAAGGTCACTGTGGGCCTGCAGCTGATACAGCTCATCAATGTG GATGAAGTAAATCAGATTGTGACAACCAATGTTCGTCTGAAACAG caaTGGGTAGATTACAACCTAAAATGGAATCCAGACGATTATGGTggtattaaaaaaattcacattccTCCAGAAAAGATCTGGCATCCAGACTTCGTTCTCTATAACAA TGCAGATGGTGACTTTGCCATTGTCAAGTTCACCAAAGTGCTCCTGGACTACAGCGGCCACATCACGTGGACACCTCCAGCCATCTTTAAAAGCTACTGTGAGATCATCGTCACCCACTTTCCCTTTGACGAGCAGAACTGTAGCATGAAGCTGGGCACCTGGACCTACGATGGTTCTGTGGTGGACATCAACCCA GAAAGCGACAAGCCGGACCTGAGCAACTTCATGGAGAGCGGGGAGTGGGTGATCAAGGAAGCCCGCGGCCAGAAGCACAATGTGACTTACTCCTGCTGCGACACCATCTACCTGGACGTCACCTACTACTTCATCATGCAGCGCCTGCCGCTCTACTTCATCGTCAATGTCATCGTCCCCTGTCTACTCTTCTCCTTCCTGACTGGCCTGGTGTTCTACCTGCCCACGGACTCAG GAGAAAAGATGACTCTGAGCATCTCTGTCTTGCTGTCTTTGACCGTGTTCCTTCTGGTCATCGTGGAATTGATCCCTTCTACCTCTAGTGCTGTGCCCTTGATTGGGAAATACATGCTGTTCACCATGGTGTTTGTCATTGCatccatcatcatcactgtcatcgtCATCAACATGCACCACCGCTCACCCAGCACCCACGTTATGCCCAAGTGGGTGAGGAAG GTTTTTATCGACACTATCCCGAATGTTATGTTTTTCTCCACAATGAAAAGACCATCCAGAGAAAAGCAAGACAAGAAGATTTTTACAGAAGACATtgatatttctgacatttctggGAAGCCAGGGCCTCCGCCCATGGGCTTCCACTCTCCCCTGATCAAACACCCCGAGGTGAAAAGTGCCATTGAGGGTGTCAAATACATCGCAGAGACCATGAAGTCAGACCAGGAGTCCAACAAT GCAGCCGAGGAGTGGAAATATGTTGCAATGGTGATGGACCACATCCTCCTCGGAGTCTTCATGCTCATCTGCATCATCGGAACCCTAGCTGTGTTTGCAGGTCGGCTCATTGAATTAAATCAGCAAGGATAA